The stretch of DNA GTGTTTAAGTAATCTACTTCTCACCTTATCATTTATAATTTTTTAAATCGTATCAACTAATAAATGCTCAAAATGCATTAAAAGTTCTTGTAACATGAAAAATAGTAGAATTTCGTAGGATTTCAAAAAATTAAACTAGTTTTGATTTCCCTTTCTTTCGTTTCTGTACAAATCTTAAGATGAGACTATAATTATTTAACTAGCTATCAGTTAGCGAAACGTACAGTAGCTCTTTACGCTCTTTCTATAATGATTTTTTTTATCAAAGCAATTTGTCCCAAATGATAATGAAGATGTTCAATGATTCCTTGAAGATTTCTATAATAGATCCCGTATTTTTTGTCCACAAAATCTTCCCAAAGTTTATCTTCTGGTAATTTTTCAATCAAATCAGCGAACTTCTTAGCATTCTTCCAACCTTCATTTTGCAAGGCTTCCCAATCCTTTTGAGATAAGATCGGAGGATGATTAAAACTGTATTCATCCTTAGAATCAAGAACACCTCCTTCTAATACAATTGAGACAGTACGTACATAATAGTTCATATGATAGGTAAGTGTTGCTATCGTATTAAAAGAATAAACCTG from Aureispira anguillae encodes:
- a CDS encoding DUF1572 domain-containing protein, giving the protein MNVTRQIAKHLREVYFGGNWTTSNLMDTLKDLTWEQATTQVYSFNTIATLTYHMNYYVRTVSIVLEGGVLDSKDEYSFNHPPILSQKDWEALQNEGWKNAKKFADLIEKLPEDKLWEDFVDKKYGIYYRNLQGIIEHLHYHLGQIALIKKIIIERA